AAGATGTCAATTGTTTCTCTACTTAATTAGCCTGGGTTTATCTTAATGTTGAACCCTACACAGTAATAAACCGTTATTTGACACGTAATACCAGGCAACTTCAACCCCCTAAAAAAATTATTATCCCAAAAAGAATTGCAAAATTCTGCAAAACCATGGATGTGAAATTGTCAGAAAACAACCCGTGACGGGAAGTGCCCCACCATTGGTTAGAAATGGCCAAAATGCCAAATCTACTTGCCCCAAGTGAGAAAATTATGGAaaggggaggagaagaaaaattagaagggaaaaattaaaaataaaagagaaacggGGAGAGGGCAGTCACAGAGCAGAGGGCTGGAATGCACTGCAGAGAGGGTGACGCAGAGAAGAAAACGTCCCGGAAGAGAAGGAATAGTAACCACAGCAGCCCAGCCAGGGCAGGGTCAGGTCCACAGCAGGATTCCTCATCTCCCTTACAGAGACACTAACCAAAAACACTTTGAGATAGAAAGATGCGCCGCCCTTAGGTCACCCTGGCGTTTCCCCGCAGGAGATGAAGGCGCTGCAGTGCGCGGCCGGAGGCAACGTGAACGTGGAGATGAACGCGGCGCCCGGCGTGGACCTCACGCTTCTGCTGAACAACATGAGAGCCGAGTACGAAGGCCTGGCCGAGCAGAACCGCAGGGATGCGGAGGCCTGGTTCAACGAAAAGGTGAGCGCCGCCCAGCCAGCCCAGGCCGGTACCGCTAACCCAGGCGGGGGCAGCCCCGTCTAGCCCCTGGGCGCTTGGTCTTGCAGAGCGCCACCCTGCAGCAGCAGATCTCCGACGACGCAGGCGCGGCCACCTCGGCCAAGAGCGAGCTGACCGAAATGAAACGCACTCTGCAGACCCTGGACATCGAGCTGCAGTCCCTCCTGGCAACGGTAAGAGCACAGATCAGCGAGTCCACAAAGTCTAGCTGaaacccttcccttcctccctgttaCATCTTGACCCACAAACACTTAACAGAGACGGGACAGACAGACCCTGAGATGCTCAGAGACAGggcatttcttcctccctgaggTCACTGAGGATTTCCCTCCCGCCCGTGCTCAGTGCCCACTTAATGAAATAGTTCCTTCCTTCAAGTGGTCCATCTCTGGACGCAGAGCAAGCAGCAAGGGTATTGATACCTTTGAAAACCAAGTGGCAGGTTTACATCAGGCAGCCAGACAAGACAGAGCTGGTGTCACCAGCATCACCTAATATTGATGAAGTCCTATTAAAGGCAACACTGTGCTATCCATCAGGCAGAGAAAAGGAGGATACACATCTGATTCCATGTGAGGACTATCAGCTTCTTCTGCCCTGCTGTGTCCAGGAGAGAGGTCCCATCCTGACATGCCTCCAAAACCCTGGGCATTTAGTCCATCTCTTGGCACCTCCTTCTGAGGTTTCCATGGAGACAACCCAGGAAAACCAGCTTCCCTTTTGGGGTGTGAGCTGATAGCATCCAAAAGGCTAGATTTGGAGAATTATGGCACCCACATAGCCCAAGGGCTCCCTGTCCTCATCAGAAGCTTCATGCTCCCTGAGGACATCAGGCTGTAACACGAAGAAAAGAGCCACTATTATACAAATGAGTTCAGGGAACAGAGAAGGAGAAGATGACTCAAAACGATAGGGAGACTAATTTGATTTACCCACCCTAAAAAGGCGTGGTGCTTTCTTAccatatgttatttttttttcttgtatatataaatgtatgtgtatatatatatacatatatatatatataattgaagtatagtcagtttacaatgttgtgtcaatttctggtgtacagcatcatgcttcagtcatacgtgaacatacatagattcgttttcatattctttttcaccataagttactacaagacattgaatatggttcccctTATGTTATTTAGATTGGAGACTTGTTTTTACCACGGACTAACCCCAACTGAACCAgcatttccctctcctcctcatTCTCATCACCACTGCTGGCTGGTACCCCAGATGCTCCTCCTTGTCACTTTGGGCTCCCAGAaccctcctctcttccccactGGCTTCTTTCCTGCAACTAGAACCCTGAGGACCTGTTCCTGCCACGCTGCCCCTGAGCACAAACCCTCCTTCTCACTCCTGAGCTGTGTTGATAGAAAAAAATCCTGAGTTCCCAGAACAGAATTTTAAGCATTTTCACAGAGAAGCAGTGATGTTAGAAAGTAGTTAGATTTTGTGCAGTCAGTAGCAGTAGAGTTTGGGCTCATGAGACAATCCACCAAAAAAGCCTATTTTAACTTACAACATAACTGAATTACAGACTAATGGTGGCATAGAACCTAACTTCCATTTCTGAGATTCTTTTGTCATAAGAGGAATTCTACAGTTTAGAGCACAAATCATGGGTCAGCTGGAAAttatctaaatatataaatgcTTCATGTGCTTCCTGTAATATACAAACTTCCAAGTTCATCCTGACCTTCCTTGTCTATAAGCCAACTTTTAGAGCAGAAGGCTACAAGACAGAGATGCCATGGTCCCCTCTGATTTAGGAGAGCGTGAGCAACCTTGAAAAGGAATATCATATGAGAACACTTAATCAGGGAAATTGAAGTGGCTGACACTTGCCACTTGTTGCCTCAGCCTCCCCATTACTGTTCTGACCATCTTCCACGTCTTTGCCCTGGACAGCCCAGCACCAGCCATGTAATACACCTATCAGCCTGTTTATCTAAGGCTGTGGTTCTTAGCTCCATTCGACCCAGTGTCTGCCTGttataatgaatattttataccTCCTTCTTTATAATCCTAAAAATGAAGTCAATAGATAATATATTTAgcaacacaccaaaaaaaaatgtttttaaaaccagtggggagggtaaagctcagtggtaaagtgcatgcttagcatgcacgaggtcctgggttcaatccccagtacttccattaaatatatacatataaataaaaaaacctaattacctccccccaaaaaaaaattttaaaaaaatatataatgtcaTAAAAAGGCATTAactgcaataaaaaagaaaaataaaagtattttaaaataaaatatatttactatGTAAACACTGGGGCCCATCTACCCTTGAACATATAATGAAAGAGAGAAAGGCTTACCCCTGCCTTTGAtcaatagttttattttaaacaacGTAAGATTGGGAATGAGTCcacataagaagaaaaagaaaatgaaagagtagaaGCAGGGTGGACACTCAGATAAGAATGAACATCAAGAAAAGTAATAACCACTCAGATGGGCTATGACACAGGAAAGAGGAAAATGACTTTAATTGAAGTAGGGATCACACGACCAGACAAATTACAGACTATGGAAGTAGAAATAAGGAGGCAAGAAGAGTCACAAGAGTAGTGTTGAGATAATGACCTGTCTTGTGTTATTGAAATACACCTCTTGACTTGCAGTCCCACCCACCCAATGAATGTTAGGCCATTCATTCAACCTCAAGTGCCAAACAAAAGGTCTTTGACTGATGACAGAAAACCcaggacagattaaaaaaaaaaaaaaaaaaaagcaagcgagtgggaagggataaattgggagttcaagatttgcagatactaaccactatatataaaatagataaacaacaagtttcttctgtatagcacagggaaccctattcaatatcttctagtaacctataatgaaaaagcatatgaaaacaaatacatgtttgtatatgtgtgactgaaacactatgctgtacaccagaaattgacacaacattggaaactgactacacttcaattaaaggggaaaaagagaaggaaacagcaACACAAAAGGCCTTGGAACTCTGGTGAGGTAGCTCTCTGGGGACAATAGCAGAATAAGATTGCAGAAACAAAAGGCaacttaaaaataagtatgtaatttcaaaatataagaTTTCCAATATTGATTTCTTCTGGTGCTACCTGCCAAAAGGTGTTCTTGTATGTCGGTTGGCCATAATATGAAATATTAGTTAAATTCCATGAATGTCCATTAGAACAGTCACAAGTCCTGTGGGAAAAGGGTCATGTATCTCATGCCAGGTCAGCCAGTcggtctgccccccacccccagtaagTCCCAGTCACTTCCCCTTTCTGTCCATCTCCTGTTTAATAGTTATAAACCCTCAAATTTCCGAAACTCACCGAGGGAGCAAGTCTGCCATTTGCTGAGAAACACACTAGTGTACAGAGCCCTCAAAGTCCTTCCTCGCTTCCTTTGACATCTTACATGTCCTCAGAAACACTCCCTGGAGTGCTCCTTGACCGAGACCGAGGGCAACTACTGTGCGCAGCTGGCCCAGATCCAAGCGCAGATCGGTGCCCTGGAGGAGCAGCTGCACCAGGTCAGAACTGAGACCGAGGGCCAGAAACTGGAGTACGAGCAGCTCCTTGACATCAAGGCCCACttggaaaaagaaattgagacCTACTGCCGCCTGATCGATGGAGACGGAAAGTAAATAACATCCTCTGAAAATACAGTTTTTACCTATTTTGAGGCACAATTGTATACTGTCATTCCCCTTCGATGCCTCCAAGCCCTCCTTTTTCATTCTCACTGCAGAAGAGCACAGCCACCTATTGCTCTGCTGTCATCTCTTCTGAATTTCATACATCACAGCCTCTTCTTCATCTGCCTTGGGCGGCCCCAGGCATCCCTGCAGAAGCCCCCATTTCTTGTCTGTGTTACTCATTGTAGGTTTTAtgattctccccaccccaccccccaggcttTCCCCATCTTTCAGTTCATTTCTAATGTCACTGCTGTCCCTGAAATAAGCATACTCTGTACAAACCCCTCGGATcgatacataaaatatattttttcctgaagttttaagttcttgggtttaaaaaaatcaaatggaaacaAGTTCTTTTAATATCCTTTCTTTTGAACATATCTAATTACTTTCAACTCCAacacaaaaattttaatatttttctctgtggAAAGTGGAAATCTGTTTTGGGTATAAAACATTCATCTGTCAATTCACTGAATATTTATGAAGTGATAAACAAAAAgccctcatttattttgtaatatttctaACAGCTCATGCTCCAAATCAAAGGGCTTTGGATCAGGAAGCTCAGGAAATTCATCTAAAGGTAATAAAATCTAGATCTCTCTCTAATGCAGCAAATACTTTTATATTAATGGCAATCATACACTACACTTTTAGTAATTTTAACTAAAGTGCTCTGAACGTAAAGTATTCTTTTGAGTGGATAAAACTATCGCAAATTATTATTGTAAACCTATCCTTAACTTCCTCACCAAAATGTACATAATATACTATATTACAACCAGCAGTGGAATTCTCTGTTGTGTAATCTTTTAGACATGCCATGTGTCATGTGTTCACATATGTTTTATTTCTAGAGTTATCCAGAACCACACTGGTAAAGACGGTGGTTGAAGAGATAGATCAACGTGGCAAAGTTCTTTCATCGAGGGTTCAGTCCATAGAAGAAAAGACATCCAAAATGACCAATGGCAAGATAGAACAGAGGGTTCCTTTCTAACTGTTATTTTTGAGAAAAGGATCATTTGGGGAAAGAGCATGCAAAACTGCTTTCTTCTAAATATCAaggagataataaaaacactttCTACTCTTAGAGATAAGTTACTTACCTGTTTTCTTAGTTACCTTTTATAGGAAGTTGGGTGtctgttttcaaataaataaaaaaaggtgATGTGGACATATCCATTTATTCATGACTAATCATTATTTGAGGTTTTTTCTGTGTCTAATTCATAGGGAGACATTtatggaatatattttaaatgacttttgctctagtttttttaaaatagtcaatACCACATggcatttaaatattaaatattcactAGGCAGAATCTTTAAATCTCACCATTTTTGCCTGAGCAAATAatctggaaaattttagaaaaatctccTGTGATTGAAAGTTCCACCGCTAGATGGCGCATTCCTGGTGTTTCACCTATGAGTTTATCTCAAACTCTTCTGGAGATTTGGATACTGTTCAGGATAGCTATTCATCCCAGAGAATCAGCATCATCTCTAGAAAGAGCCATAGCAATGATCCTCATTCCAATGACCTTTTTTCTAgatcagaggttggcaaactttttcgtAAAGG
This portion of the Vicugna pacos chromosome 16, VicPac4, whole genome shotgun sequence genome encodes:
- the KRT28 gene encoding keratin, type I cytoskeletal 28; translated protein: MSLRFSSGSRHICLRSGTRSTRPPNGGIGFVGSNAYSSSGAGSGFSCALGGGLGSVSAGNYAGGALGSAACAGFAGSEGGLLSGNEKVTMQNLNDRLASYLDNVRALEDANADLERKIKGWYEKYGPGSCRGLDHDYSRYHLTIEDLNCKIISSTTANANVILQIDNARLAADDFRLKYENELALHQNTEADINGLRRVLDELTLCRTDQELQYESLSEEMTYLKKNHEEEMKALQCAAGGNVNVEMNAAPGVDLTLLLNNMRAEYEGLAEQNRRDAEAWFNEKSATLQQQISDDAGAATSAKSELTEMKRTLQTLDIELQSLLATKHSLECSLTETEGNYCAQLAQIQAQIGALEEQLHQVRTETEGQKLEYEQLLDIKAHLEKEIETYCRLIDGDGNSCSKSKGFGSGSSGNSSKELSRTTLVKTVVEEIDQRGKVLSSRVQSIEEKTSKMTNGKIEQRVPF